A single window of Flavobacterium aestivum DNA harbors:
- a CDS encoding DUF349 domain-containing protein has product MLEEKNDNLSLHENETDGKAVNELKETVQSETPIIGENEISDAVAEENTVNPISETVLSNETETNENQNVIDAISDSNAEESEDETLKERHDIPMLDYEALPMEKLVDELKNLITNEKVMSVKEHVEEIRKAFLAKYNHLIEEKKEEFNQENQDPNEEFQYHSPLKTKFDQYYTIYKDNKNTHFKSLQTNLKSNLEVRLAIVEELKELINPQANIKDTLKHFNELRDRWKNAGSIPKDKYNHVWNNFHFHVENFYDYLHLDREARDIDFKHNLEQKQKIIARVEELTNEADINKAFRELQDLHRIWKEEIGPVSREHRDAIWNQFSELTKKMHDKRELLFEKQRGTELENLNKKKEIIAAIEVLATEKVNSHSQWLAQIEKVEALRTAFFSAGKVPSDVNEDTWSAFKTAVRNFNTFKNSFYKDIKKDQNENLNKKIALVNKAKELQESTDFTATTPIMKQIQEEWKQIGHVPRKYSDKIWNEFREACNHYFDKLKEQKNEENAEEVEAFDKKKAYLETLREFQLTGDHKTDLDAIKSHIETWKGFGKVPFPRRHIEGKFNKILDALFEKLSLSKKDTEMMRFSNRIDHLSESNDTRKLDNEKIFIMRKIEEVQNEIFQLENNIQFFTNTKNAKKENSIVLEVRKNIAIHKESLDVWKEKLKQLRNMNQE; this is encoded by the coding sequence ATGTTAGAAGAAAAGAATGATAACCTGTCTCTTCACGAAAATGAGACAGACGGAAAAGCAGTCAATGAATTGAAAGAAACAGTTCAATCAGAAACACCTATTATTGGTGAAAATGAAATCAGTGATGCTGTAGCAGAAGAAAATACAGTAAATCCTATTTCTGAAACAGTACTTTCAAATGAAACTGAGACAAACGAAAATCAGAACGTTATTGACGCCATTTCTGACTCAAATGCTGAAGAAAGTGAAGATGAAACGTTAAAAGAACGTCATGACATACCTATGCTCGACTATGAAGCATTACCAATGGAGAAGCTTGTAGATGAATTGAAAAATTTGATTACAAACGAAAAAGTAATGTCAGTAAAAGAGCATGTAGAGGAGATTCGCAAAGCATTTTTAGCAAAATACAACCACCTTATAGAAGAGAAAAAAGAAGAATTCAATCAGGAAAATCAAGATCCAAATGAAGAGTTCCAATACCATTCTCCTCTAAAAACGAAATTTGATCAATACTATACTATTTATAAAGACAACAAGAATACTCACTTTAAGAGTTTACAAACCAATTTAAAATCTAACTTAGAGGTACGATTGGCTATTGTTGAAGAATTGAAAGAATTAATCAACCCACAGGCGAACATCAAAGACACCTTAAAACATTTTAATGAATTAAGAGATCGATGGAAAAATGCGGGTTCTATTCCTAAAGACAAATACAATCACGTTTGGAATAATTTCCATTTTCATGTCGAAAACTTTTATGACTACTTGCATCTTGACAGAGAAGCTAGAGACATAGATTTCAAACACAATTTAGAGCAAAAACAAAAAATTATTGCTCGTGTAGAAGAATTGACAAACGAAGCAGATATCAATAAAGCATTTAGAGAATTACAAGATTTACACCGAATCTGGAAAGAAGAAATTGGACCTGTTTCAAGAGAACATCGTGATGCAATTTGGAACCAGTTTAGTGAACTAACAAAAAAAATGCATGATAAGCGTGAATTGTTGTTTGAAAAACAAAGAGGAACTGAACTTGAAAATTTAAACAAGAAAAAAGAAATTATTGCTGCAATTGAAGTTTTAGCTACCGAAAAAGTAAACTCACATTCACAATGGTTGGCCCAAATAGAAAAAGTTGAAGCATTACGTACAGCATTTTTCTCTGCTGGAAAAGTGCCATCGGATGTAAATGAGGATACTTGGTCAGCATTTAAAACTGCGGTTAGAAATTTTAATACTTTTAAAAATTCATTTTATAAAGACATTAAAAAAGACCAAAACGAGAATCTAAATAAAAAAATAGCGCTTGTAAACAAAGCGAAAGAATTACAAGAAAGTACAGATTTTACTGCAACTACTCCTATCATGAAGCAAATTCAGGAAGAGTGGAAACAAATAGGTCATGTACCAAGAAAATATTCTGATAAAATCTGGAACGAATTTAGAGAAGCCTGCAATCATTATTTTGACAAATTAAAAGAGCAAAAAAATGAAGAAAACGCTGAAGAAGTAGAAGCTTTTGATAAAAAGAAAGCCTATTTAGAAACGTTAAGAGAGTTTCAATTGACTGGAGATCACAAAACAGATCTGGATGCCATCAAATCACATATAGAAACTTGGAAAGGCTTTGGTAAAGTTCCTTTCCCAAGAAGACATATCGAAGGAAAATTCAATAAAATTCTAGATGCTTTATTTGAAAAATTAAGCTTAAGCAAAAAAGATACTGAAATGATGCGTTTCTCTAACAGAATAGATCATTTATCTGAAAGCAATGACACTAGAAAACTAGACAATGAGAAGATTTTCATAATGCGTAAAATTGAAGAAGTACAAAATGAGATATTCCAATTAGAGAATAACATTCAATTTTTTACTAATACAAAAAATGCAAAAAAAGAAAATTCAATAGTTTTAGAAGTTCGAAAAAACATCGCTATCCATAAAGAAAGCCTTGATGTTTGGAAAGAAAAACTAAAACAATTAAGAAATATGAATCAAGAATAG
- a CDS encoding cbb3-type cytochrome c oxidase N-terminal domain-containing protein, which yields MKKIVPPYIRVLFIFFSVFGAMEYFIDSGNHPAFLKYPMVAAFLFILLFLLIAIEITLNAVNTITYRLLSDEEKARLAHEDSLSLKDKSWYKNLMQRLTRTVPIEDEKQLLMDHDYDGIKELDNNLPPWWVYLFYACIVFAVVYLVNYEMMGAPDQEAELKAEMAQAKIEVAEYMKTAPDLMDEKTVTLLTDQADLDKGKAIFQTNCVACHRADAGGQIGPNLTDDHWILGGGIKNLFHTITNGGRDGKGMIAWKGTLKPKEIQAVASYVISLKGSNPKDPKAPDGEIWVDENASATATAAPEKTEVK from the coding sequence ATGAAAAAAATAGTTCCACCTTATATAAGAGTACTTTTCATATTTTTCTCCGTTTTTGGAGCGATGGAATACTTTATAGACTCAGGAAACCATCCAGCTTTTTTAAAGTACCCTATGGTTGCAGCCTTTTTGTTTATATTGCTTTTTCTTTTGATTGCAATTGAAATAACATTAAATGCTGTTAATACAATTACCTATAGATTGTTGTCAGATGAGGAAAAAGCAAGATTGGCTCATGAAGATAGTTTAAGTTTGAAAGATAAAAGTTGGTACAAAAACCTAATGCAACGTTTGACAAGAACGGTACCAATCGAAGATGAAAAACAATTATTGATGGATCATGACTATGATGGAATCAAAGAACTAGATAATAATTTGCCACCATGGTGGGTATATTTATTCTATGCATGTATTGTTTTTGCAGTAGTTTATTTGGTTAACTATGAAATGATGGGAGCTCCTGATCAAGAAGCTGAACTTAAAGCTGAAATGGCTCAAGCTAAAATAGAAGTAGCTGAATACATGAAAACAGCTCCGGATTTGATGGATGAAAAAACAGTAACATTGTTGACCGATCAAGCAGATTTAGATAAGGGTAAAGCTATTTTCCAGACCAATTGTGTGGCTTGTCATCGTGCTGATGCTGGTGGGCAAATTGGACCAAACTTAACTGACGATCACTGGATATTGGGTGGTGGAATCAAGAATTTATTCCATACAATTACCAATGGAGGTAGAGATGGTAAAGGGATGATTGCCTGGAAAGGTACTCTGAAACCAAAAGAAATTCAGGCTGTAGCGAGTTATGTTATCTCATTAAAAGGAAGTAATCCAAAAGATCCAAAAGCACCAGATGGTGAAATTTGGGTTGATGAAAATGCTTCAGCGACAGCTACTGCTGCTCCTGAAAAAACGGAAGTAAAATAA
- the hemN gene encoding oxygen-independent coproporphyrinogen III oxidase — MKNSLIQKYNVPGPRYTSYPTVPYWDESGFTNQIWIETLKKSFLESNTKEGISLYIHLPFCESLCTFCGCNKRITKNHTVENPYIEAILKEWALYCDILGEKPKIKEIHLGGGTPTFFSVQNLEYLINGIFDHAEKAKGYEFSFEGHPNNTTHAHLQKLYELGFRRVSFGVQDYSEKVQKAIHRIQPFHNVAKVTFWAKEIGYTSVGHDIIFGLPFQKIEDVVDTIEKTNSLQPDRLAFYSYAHVPWIKGNGQRGFNDEDIPKDDEKRILYEIGKKLLSKNEYHEIGMDHFALKKDSLYRSFENKTLHRNFMGYSSSKTQLMIGLGVSAISDSWYSFAQNVKTLEEYYQLLEKDKLPIYRGHLLSNEDLVIRRHILNLMCQFETSWTDSANYFDEIPEILIQLKEMENDGLLIIDENKIQVTEKGKPYVRNICMAFDLRLKRKAPETALFSMTI; from the coding sequence ATGAAAAACTCACTGATTCAAAAATATAATGTCCCTGGTCCAAGATACACTAGTTATCCAACTGTACCTTATTGGGATGAGTCTGGATTTACAAATCAAATTTGGATAGAGACCCTCAAAAAGTCTTTTCTTGAAAGCAACACCAAAGAAGGTATTAGTCTTTATATACACCTCCCCTTTTGTGAAAGTTTATGCACCTTTTGTGGGTGTAACAAACGCATTACAAAAAATCACACTGTAGAAAACCCATATATAGAAGCTATTTTAAAAGAATGGGCTCTTTATTGTGATATTCTTGGAGAGAAACCAAAAATTAAAGAAATCCATTTAGGTGGAGGGACACCTACATTTTTCTCTGTCCAAAATTTAGAATATCTTATTAATGGTATTTTTGATCATGCAGAAAAAGCAAAGGGTTACGAATTTAGTTTTGAAGGTCATCCCAATAATACCACCCATGCACATTTACAAAAACTGTATGAGTTAGGTTTTAGAAGAGTGAGTTTTGGTGTTCAGGATTATTCTGAAAAGGTTCAAAAAGCCATTCATAGAATTCAACCATTTCACAATGTAGCCAAAGTTACTTTTTGGGCAAAAGAAATTGGATATACTTCTGTGGGGCATGATATTATTTTTGGATTACCTTTTCAAAAAATTGAAGATGTTGTAGATACTATAGAAAAAACGAACTCTCTACAACCGGATCGTTTAGCATTTTATAGTTATGCCCATGTACCTTGGATAAAAGGAAATGGACAACGAGGCTTTAATGATGAAGACATTCCTAAAGATGATGAAAAAAGAATACTTTACGAAATAGGGAAAAAACTACTATCCAAAAATGAATACCATGAAATTGGTATGGATCATTTTGCCCTAAAAAAAGACAGTCTCTACCGTTCTTTTGAGAACAAAACATTGCATAGAAACTTTATGGGATATAGTTCCTCTAAAACCCAATTGATGATTGGATTGGGTGTTTCTGCAATAAGTGACAGTTGGTATAGTTTTGCTCAAAATGTCAAAACTCTTGAAGAGTATTACCAGTTATTAGAAAAAGATAAATTACCTATCTACAGAGGGCATTTATTATCTAATGAAGATCTTGTTATTAGAAGACACATATTAAATCTAATGTGTCAGTTTGAAACAAGCTGGACGGATTCTGCCAATTATTTTGATGAAATACCGGAAATTCTAATACAACTTAAAGAAATGGAGAATGATGGTTTATTGATTATTGATGAAAATAAAATTCAAGTTACTGAAAAAGGGAAACCTTACGTACGTAATATTTGCATGGCATTCGATTTACGTCTAAAAAGAAAAGCACCAGAAACTGCTTTGTTTTCAATGACAATTTAA
- a CDS encoding CcoQ/FixQ family Cbb3-type cytochrome c oxidase assembly chaperone, whose protein sequence is MFEQIKHNMETIAGVAIFPILSLLIFFFFFVGLGIWVYSYKKETVDEMSQIPLEDSIV, encoded by the coding sequence ATGTTCGAACAGATAAAACACAATATGGAGACTATTGCAGGAGTTGCAATTTTCCCAATACTATCATTACTAATTTTCTTTTTCTTTTTTGTAGGGCTAGGTATTTGGGTTTACTCATACAAAAAAGAAACGGTTGATGAGATGAGTCAAATTCCATTAGAAGATTCAATAGTATAA
- the ccoG gene encoding cytochrome c oxidase accessory protein CcoG — protein sequence MSSKLDESFRDTIGTIDKEGRRKYIYPKKPSGKFYDYRKWVSYFLLIVLITNPFIKINGNQFMMFNVLERRFNIFSFPFWPQDFYIFVLFMVIGVVFVILFTVIFGRIFCGWICPQTIFMEMVFRRIEYWIEGDRGAQIRLEKQEWNGEKIRKKTLKWFVFLMISFLIANVFLAYLISSDELFRLIEEGPLVHLSSFLSLLIFTGVFYFVFAWFREQVCIIACPYGRLQGVLLDKKSINVAYDFVRGEKEVGRAKFNKQEDRAASGKGDCIDCKQCVNVCPTGIDIRNGVQLECVNCTACIDECDTIMKSVGLPVGLIRYASEDEIETKAKFKFTARMKGYTAILVILVGVLTGLLFLRSEVEATIFRLPGQLFQHKGDNISNIYTFKIINKTNRDINDIHFKLVGIKGDLKVVGVQDLKVPKQGMSSGTMFIEINKFLLETDKTKVEIDVYEGNKKIETTYTNFLSPRSFD from the coding sequence ATGTCAAGTAAACTGGACGAATCTTTCAGAGATACCATTGGGACTATTGATAAGGAGGGGCGTAGAAAGTATATCTATCCTAAGAAACCTTCTGGTAAGTTTTATGATTATAGAAAATGGGTTAGCTATTTTTTATTAATTGTACTTATCACTAATCCCTTTATAAAAATAAACGGGAATCAGTTCATGATGTTCAATGTTTTAGAACGTCGTTTTAATATTTTTAGCTTTCCTTTTTGGCCACAGGACTTTTATATTTTTGTTCTGTTTATGGTTATTGGGGTTGTGTTTGTGATTTTATTTACAGTCATTTTTGGACGAATATTTTGTGGTTGGATTTGCCCGCAAACCATTTTTATGGAAATGGTTTTCCGCCGTATAGAATATTGGATAGAAGGAGACAGGGGAGCACAAATTCGTTTGGAAAAACAAGAATGGAATGGAGAAAAAATAAGAAAGAAAACTTTAAAATGGTTTGTGTTTCTTATGATTTCATTTCTGATTGCCAATGTCTTTTTAGCTTATCTTATCAGTAGTGATGAATTATTCCGTCTAATAGAGGAAGGACCTTTAGTACATTTGAGCAGCTTTCTATCACTATTGATTTTTACGGGTGTTTTTTATTTTGTTTTTGCTTGGTTTAGAGAACAAGTTTGTATTATTGCTTGTCCTTATGGAAGATTGCAAGGTGTTTTATTAGATAAAAAATCAATAAATGTGGCCTATGATTTTGTAAGAGGTGAGAAAGAAGTAGGTAGAGCCAAATTCAATAAGCAAGAAGACAGAGCAGCTTCCGGTAAGGGTGATTGTATAGATTGTAAACAATGTGTAAATGTTTGTCCTACAGGAATTGATATTCGTAACGGTGTTCAACTCGAATGTGTAAATTGCACCGCTTGTATAGATGAGTGTGATACTATAATGAAAAGCGTTGGGTTGCCTGTTGGGCTTATTAGATATGCCTCTGAAGATGAAATAGAAACTAAGGCCAAGTTTAAATTTACTGCCAGAATGAAAGGATATACCGCAATATTGGTTATATTGGTCGGGGTACTTACAGGCTTGTTGTTTTTACGATCCGAAGTCGAAGCGACTATTTTTAGATTACCTGGACAATTGTTTCAACACAAAGGAGATAATATCAGTAACATTTATACTTTTAAGATTATCAATAAAACCAATCGAGATATTAATGATATACATTTTAAATTGGTTGGAATAAAAGGAGATTTAAAAGTTGTGGGTGTTCAGGATTTAAAAGTTCCTAAACAGGGAATGTCAAGCGGAACCATGTTTATAGAAATTAATAAGTTTTTATTGGAGACTGATAAAACTAAGGTAGAAATTGATGTGTACGAAGGAAATAAAAAAATTGAAACTACTTATACCAACTTTTTGAGTCCAAGGAGTTTTGATTAG
- the ccoS gene encoding cbb3-type cytochrome oxidase assembly protein CcoS, with protein MSVIYLLISISIFVAIGFFIAFVFAVKSGQYDDDYTPSVRMLFDDELIKSKKEKSTTKG; from the coding sequence ATGAGCGTTATATATTTATTGATTTCCATTAGTATTTTCGTCGCAATTGGATTTTTTATTGCATTTGTTTTCGCAGTAAAATCAGGGCAATACGATGATGATTATACTCCATCAGTCAGAATGCTTTTTGATGATGAATTGATTAAATCCAAAAAAGAAAAATCTACAACCAAAGGTTAA
- a CDS encoding sulfite exporter TauE/SafE family protein, with protein MLYTAFLFGLISSFHCIGMCGPIAMMLPVERNNPAKKATQIITYHLGRLTAYGSIGLLFGLLGKGFFLAGIQQQMSIFIGIAMIIVILIPEKIFAQYNFSKPVFRWISRMKQILGSHFKNKSYKSLFIIGLLNGLLPCGMVYVALFGAIAMQSAGFGVLYMILFGLGTVPLMSTVVYVNSFLTVPFRNKIQKVIPYVGVIIGVLFILRGLGLGIPYVSPSNMSLFIQEKANCH; from the coding sequence ATGCTTTATACTGCTTTTTTATTCGGTTTAATCAGTAGTTTTCACTGCATAGGAATGTGTGGTCCAATTGCTATGATGTTGCCTGTAGAACGAAACAATCCTGCCAAGAAAGCCACACAAATAATCACTTATCATTTAGGACGATTGACGGCTTATGGAAGCATTGGATTGCTATTTGGTTTGTTGGGAAAAGGTTTCTTTTTAGCAGGAATTCAGCAACAGATGTCTATTTTTATAGGCATTGCAATGATTATAGTGATTTTAATACCTGAAAAGATTTTCGCTCAGTATAATTTTTCGAAACCAGTGTTTAGATGGATCTCAAGAATGAAACAAATTCTGGGAAGCCATTTTAAAAACAAAAGTTATAAATCACTCTTTATTATAGGCTTGCTCAATGGTCTTTTGCCATGCGGAATGGTTTATGTAGCCTTGTTTGGGGCTATTGCTATGCAAAGTGCTGGCTTTGGAGTTTTATACATGATTTTATTTGGACTAGGAACTGTGCCCTTGATGAGTACTGTGGTTTATGTCAATTCCTTTCTGACAGTTCCTTTCAGGAATAAGATTCAAAAAGTAATTCCTTATGTAGGTGTTATAATTGGCGTATTGTTTATTCTAAGAGGTTTAGGTCTTGGGATACCTTATGTTTCCCCATCCAATATGAGTTTGTTTATACAAGAAAAAGCCAATTGTCATTAA
- the ccoN gene encoding cytochrome-c oxidase, cbb3-type subunit I, which produces MEMQQFYYDNKIVKKFIYATILFGVVGMLVGLILATMFLFPNMTDGVSWLSFGRLRPLHTNAVIFAFVGNAMFAGIYYSLQRLLKARMYSDFLSNLNFWGWQLIIVAAAISLPLGYTTSKEYAELEWPIDIAIAVIWVAFGINMIGTMLKRRERHLYVAIWFYLATFITVAVLHIFNSLELPVSALKSYSVYAGVQDALVQWWYGHNAVAFFLTTPFLGLMYYFVPKVANRPVYSYRLSIIHFWSLIFLYIWAGPHHLLYSALPTWAQNLGVVFSVMLIAPSWGGMINGLLTLRGVWDKVREEPVLKFFVVAMTGYGMATFEGPMLSFKNVNAIAHYTDWIIAHVHVGALAWNGFMAFGIIYWLIPRMTKSTLYSTKLANFHFWIGTLGIILYALPMYLAGFLQASMWKQFNPDGTLTYGNFLETVTQIMPMYWMRAIGGSMYLIGMLTLVYNIIQTVKAGNEIEDELAEAPALQTISSGRIKGEKYHTWLERKPIKMAVFATIAILIGGIIQIVPTIMVKSNIPTITSVKPYSPLELQGRDLYIREGCVGCHSQSVRPFRSEVERYGPQSKAGEFVYDHPFLWGSKRTGPDLLRVGGKYNDNWHFNHMWNPQSISAGSIMPGYKWLFDNKAMDVSSTEKKMEAMVTLGVPYTKDQITNGLKDLRTQAIAIEESLKNDPDFVKSYEDSKKKAIAKGEKFIPMNEREIVALIAYIQRLGTDIKVKE; this is translated from the coding sequence ATGGAAATGCAGCAATTTTATTACGATAACAAAATTGTAAAGAAGTTCATTTATGCCACTATACTTTTCGGAGTGGTCGGGATGCTGGTTGGGCTTATTTTGGCCACGATGTTTCTTTTTCCGAACATGACCGATGGTGTTTCGTGGTTAAGCTTTGGTAGACTAAGACCTTTACATACCAATGCAGTTATTTTTGCCTTTGTGGGTAACGCTATGTTTGCAGGAATTTATTATTCTCTACAGCGATTATTAAAAGCAAGAATGTATAGTGATTTCTTGAGTAACTTGAATTTTTGGGGTTGGCAATTAATCATTGTAGCAGCTGCTATCTCATTACCTTTGGGATATACTACATCAAAAGAATATGCTGAGTTAGAATGGCCAATAGATATTGCAATTGCAGTAATATGGGTGGCATTCGGAATCAATATGATTGGTACCATGCTAAAAAGGAGAGAACGCCATTTGTATGTTGCTATTTGGTTTTACTTAGCCACATTTATTACAGTTGCGGTATTACATATATTTAATAGTTTAGAGTTGCCGGTTTCTGCTCTCAAAAGTTATTCTGTTTATGCAGGGGTTCAAGATGCATTAGTGCAATGGTGGTATGGTCATAATGCGGTTGCCTTTTTCTTGACAACACCATTTTTAGGTTTGATGTATTATTTTGTGCCTAAAGTAGCTAATCGCCCAGTATATTCATATAGACTTTCTATTATTCACTTTTGGTCATTGATATTTTTATATATTTGGGCAGGTCCACACCACTTATTATATTCAGCATTACCAACCTGGGCTCAAAACTTAGGAGTTGTATTTTCAGTAATGCTAATTGCTCCATCTTGGGGAGGTATGATAAACGGTCTTTTAACGCTAAGAGGAGTTTGGGATAAAGTTCGTGAAGAACCAGTTTTGAAATTTTTTGTTGTAGCCATGACAGGTTATGGTATGGCTACTTTTGAAGGACCAATGCTTTCATTTAAAAATGTAAATGCTATTGCGCATTATACAGATTGGATTATTGCACACGTTCACGTAGGCGCATTAGCATGGAATGGTTTTATGGCTTTTGGTATTATTTATTGGTTGATTCCAAGAATGACAAAAAGTACTTTGTATTCTACTAAACTGGCTAATTTCCATTTTTGGATCGGAACTTTAGGGATTATATTATATGCATTACCAATGTATTTGGCAGGTTTCTTACAGGCTTCTATGTGGAAACAGTTTAACCCAGACGGTACTTTAACCTATGGTAACTTCCTTGAAACGGTTACTCAAATCATGCCAATGTACTGGATGAGAGCTATTGGAGGTTCTATGTATTTAATTGGAATGCTGACATTGGTTTATAATATTATACAAACCGTAAAAGCAGGAAATGAAATTGAAGATGAATTAGCAGAAGCTCCAGCGTTACAAACGATTAGTTCAGGAAGAATAAAAGGAGAAAAATACCATACTTGGTTGGAAAGAAAACCAATAAAAATGGCTGTTTTTGCTACAATTGCAATATTGATAGGAGGTATTATTCAAATTGTGCCAACCATTATGGTAAAATCGAATATACCAACAATTACAAGTGTAAAACCGTATTCTCCATTAGAATTACAAGGTCGTGATTTATACATACGTGAAGGTTGTGTGGGTTGCCACTCTCAATCGGTTCGTCCTTTCCGTAGTGAAGTAGAACGTTACGGGCCTCAATCTAAAGCAGGAGAATTTGTTTACGATCATCCATTCCTTTGGGGATCAAAACGTACAGGTCCAGATTTATTAAGAGTTGGAGGGAAATACAATGACAACTGGCATTTTAACCATATGTGGAATCCACAAAGTATATCAGCAGGATCTATAATGCCTGGTTATAAATGGTTGTTTGATAATAAAGCGATGGATGTTTCTTCGACTGAAAAGAAAATGGAAGCAATGGTTACTCTTGGAGTTCCTTATACAAAAGATCAAATAACAAATGGTTTAAAAGATTTGAGAACCCAAGCAATTGCAATTGAAGAAAGTCTTAAAAACGACCCTGATTTTGTAAAAAGTTATGAGGATAGCAAGAAAAAAGCAATAGCAAAAGGAGAAAAATTTATCCCGATGAATGAAAGAGAAATCGTTGCATTGATTGCCTATATTCAAAGACTTGGTACGGATATTAAAGTAAAAGAATAA
- a CDS encoding FixH family protein has translation MKINWGTAIVIAFALFISFIMYFVLKVQTDSKYDNELVVEEYYKHDVHFQDEMTRVQNAHDLKVKPVITNDSKGITIVFPADFTPKDIKGTVALYRPSNKKFDFQVPISFTDSSTLFIPKDKFIGGEWYINMEWQYGGKSYLTKEEIYIK, from the coding sequence ATGAAAATTAATTGGGGAACTGCTATCGTAATTGCTTTTGCTTTGTTCATTAGCTTTATAATGTATTTCGTTTTAAAAGTACAAACAGATAGCAAATATGATAATGAATTGGTAGTAGAAGAATATTACAAACATGATGTACATTTTCAAGACGAAATGACACGTGTACAAAATGCTCACGATTTAAAAGTAAAGCCGGTAATAACTAATGATTCTAAAGGGATTACTATTGTTTTTCCTGCTGATTTTACGCCAAAAGACATAAAAGGAACAGTTGCACTTTATCGACCATCTAATAAAAAGTTTGATTTTCAGGTGCCTATTTCATTTACAGATTCATCTACTTTGTTTATTCCTAAAGATAAATTTATTGGAGGAGAATGGTATATTAATATGGAGTGGCAATACGGAGGGAAATCCTATTTGACCAAAGAAGAAATTTATATAAAATAG